The DNA segment TGCCCCACAGCACGATGTACAGCCCGGCAACAATGGCCGTCGCCCCGAACAAGCTGACACACATTAACCAAACATCTCGTCGTTAGAACAACTCCATTACATGAAATTAGACCAATTGATGGATCGATTTTTCACCTGCCGATGTGCAGCTCCTCGTGGAGGaaggccgcggcgacgacggtggcgatgACGGTGCAGAGCGGGTTGAACATGGCGGAGTAGAGAGGGCCCCTGACCGAGATGCACCACGACTGCAGGTAGAACGTCACGCCTGACCCAAACACGCCCTGCGGCAGTGAACATTTATCGAGTTAATTTGTTTGCAACATCACAGTAGAATGATCACCTGAAGAAGAGGCGATCGAGCGAGCTTATAGCTTACGGCGAAAAGGCAGCAGCCGAGCTCGAATAGGGAGTGGATCTTCCAGGCGTTGATGTCCGGCAtgaggaaggagacgagcaCCGCCGACTGCAGCGTCGACAGGAAGCACATCCACGCCGACAGCGTCAGGGGATCCATGTACGACTTGCAGATTGGCACCTACAACACATCTTGTCAGGATTATCAGTTCTGGATATATACCAAGATGTACAATTACATCTGAACAAGATTTGGCAATTGGTGGCATGGCTGCATATGGTTGAGTGAGGCGATCGAACTTGGCACCTGCAAGATGAGCCAGAGTgaccagcagcagctgctgcagatGAGGAACAGGGCGCCCATAACCCACTTGCTGCTCGCTGACAAGTGGAGAAGAAAGTTCAGGTCGACGATCAGCGAGGAGGAGTTGAGCAGCCTGGGGCCCTTGAAGAACGCCATGGCCATGGCTCCTCCGACGCAGACGGTGGTGCCGAATATCTTCGCCAAGCTCCTCACTCTCCTGAGGTCCACCTTTTCTAGTCTGTCGGATCAGATCACAGTATCAGATTATCAGTAAGAACACAAAGTAACTGCTtattccctcaaaaaaaaaacagactgCTTATGACAGTGTCAGAAAGAGTTTGTTTGTGCGATCATGATACAGTTAAGCAAATGAAAAATCTTGTATGAGTCGCATATTGTCTGTTAACCATAATTGTTTTTCATTATAGTGGTCTAACCGCAATAAACTGTATTATGGATTTTCtagaatatttatattttgaaaaatctaTAAAGAATCTGCTTATTTGGGGCACAGAAAA comes from the Oryza glaberrima chromosome 9, OglaRS2, whole genome shotgun sequence genome and includes:
- the LOC127784888 gene encoding WAT1-related protein At4g30420-like, producing the protein MGAGWEEYKPCAAMVAAQCIYAALALWAKAVFTGGMSTMVFVVYRQAIATVFLVPIAIIANRRKKKETRLGMTGFSLIFVASLFGATVNQYVYYQGLHLGSSSMATAMSNLIPAITFVMAASVGLEKVDLRRVRSLAKIFGTTVCVGGAMAMAFFKGPRLLNSSSLIVDLNFLLHLSASSKWVMGALFLICSSCCWSLWLILQVPICKSYMDPLTLSAWMCFLSTLQSAVLVSFLMPDINAWKIHSLFELGCCLFAGVFGSGVTFYLQSWCISVRGPLYSAMFNPLCTVIATVVAAAFLHEELHIGSLFGATAIVAGLYIVLWGKAADGGGKSGGSVPEHSHDVEKAAIRSESQLDVGEGITEPLLEAGNTAEK